In the Pseudomonadota bacterium genome, CTCACTTGATGGTGACCGAAGCGCCAGCTTCTTCCAACTTCTTCTTGAGCTCTTCGGCTTCCTCCTTGGAGACCGCTTCCTTCAGGGCCTTGGGTGCGCTCTCTACGAGCTTCTTCGCATCCGCGAGACCGAGCTGGGTAATCTCGCGCACTACCTTGATGACGTTGATCTTCTTGTCACCGAAAGCAGTGAGCTCGACGGTGAACTCCGTTTGCTCGGGTTCGGCTTCGGCGCCTGCAGCACCGGGGGCGGCGGCCATGGCGGCAGCCACCGGCGCCGCGGAAACACCCCACTTCTCTTCCAGCGCCTTGACCAGATCCGCAACCTCCATCACGGTCCAGCTGCTGAGCTCCTCGACCATCTGCTCTTGAGTCATGTTTGCCATCGAAACTCTCTCCACTTGTTGTCGCCGGCGGGGCGACAAAAACCTGCCTCGACCTACCCCCCAAGCGGTCTAGCCCCCGCCCTGCTGCTGGCGCACGCGTGCATCGAGCGCGTACACGAACCTTTGGGCCGGTGCACCGAGCTGACGCGCCAGGCTCTGCGCCGGTGCCTGCAACTGAGCGAGCAGCAGCGCCCGCGCTTCGTCCTTTCCCGGCATGGTGGCGAGCTCGCGTTCGACCCGCTCACCGGGCATCACGCGTGCTTCGAACACACCGCACTTGACCCGTAGCTTCTTCGCCCGCGCCTCGTCCTGGCGGAAAGCCTTGACCACCTTTGCTGCTGCCGAAGGATCCTCGTAGCTGCATGCGATTGCGGTGGGTCCCTTGAGGTGAAGCTCCAGGTCGGCCTGGTTTTCCAAGGGGGTGCCCTGCAGCGCGCGTCGTATCAATGTGTTCTTCGCGACGCTGTAATCGACACCGGCCGCACGAAACTGGGTTCTCAGATCCGTGGCCGACGCAACATCCAACCCACAAAAATCCAGCAACACCAGTGTAGAGGCCTCCGAGAAGCGCTTTCGAAGCTCGGCGACAGTGTTTTCCTTGAGCGCGCGATCGCTCATCACGCCACCTCCACCGTTGTGGAAGGGTCTATCTTGATACCCGGACCCATGGTGGAGCTTAGGGTGATGCTCCGCAGATACGTGCCTTTGGCAGTCGACGGCTTGGCCTTCACCAGCGCGGTCACAAGCGTCTTTACGTTTTCCTCC is a window encoding:
- the rplL gene encoding 50S ribosomal protein L7/L12: MANMTQEQMVEELSSWTVMEVADLVKALEEKWGVSAAPVAAAMAAAPGAAGAEAEPEQTEFTVELTAFGDKKINVIKVVREITQLGLADAKKLVESAPKALKEAVSKEEAEELKKKLEEAGASVTIK
- the rplJ gene encoding 50S ribosomal protein L10 — encoded protein: MSDRALKENTVAELRKRFSEASTLVLLDFCGLDVASATDLRTQFRAAGVDYSVAKNTLIRRALQGTPLENQADLELHLKGPTAIACSYEDPSAAAKVVKAFRQDEARAKKLRVKCGVFEARVMPGERVERELATMPGKDEARALLLAQLQAPAQSLARQLGAPAQRFVYALDARVRQQQGGG